The Catalinimonas alkaloidigena genome segment GACCCCTAAGGCGTTAACTTGCGGCCCAAAAACCACCGCATCACCATGAAAGCATACATATTTCCCGGCCAGGGCTCGCAGTTTCCCGGAATGGGCAAAGCCCTATACGAGTCGTCTGCCGAGGCACGCGAACTCTTTGACCGTGCCAACCAACTTCTGGGCTTCCGCATTACCGACCTGATGTTTGAAGGGACGGACGAAGACCTGAAACAGACCAAAGTGACCCAACCCGCGGTCTTTCTGCATTCGGTCGTGCAGGCGCTCGTGTTGCCTGACTTTGCACCGGACATGGCGGCGGGGCATTCGCTTGGCGAGTTTTCGGCCTTGGTAAGCTGCGGCGCAATCCGGTTCGAGGATGGCCTGCAACTGGTGTACCAGCGAGCGCTGGCCATGCAGAAAGCCTGTGAAATCAACCCCTCTACCATGGCCGCCGTATTAGGTCTGGACGACGAAACCGTTGAGCGCGTTTGTGCTTCGATTGAAGGCGAAGTCGTGGTGCCGGCCAATTACAACTGTCCTGGACAACTGGTGATCTCCGGTTCGATGCGGGGCATCGAAATCGCCATTGAAAAGATGAAAGAAGCCGGCGCCAAACGTGCGCTGCCCTTGCCGGTAGGAGGTGCTTTCCACTCACCGCTGATGGAACCGGCCCGCGCCGAGTTGGCACAAGCCATCGAAAAAACGGCGTTTTCGTCCCCCCGGTGCCCCATTTATCAAAACGTCAACGCGCAGCCGTCGACCGATCCGGCCACGATTCAGCAAAACCTGATTGCCCAACTGACTGCCCCCGTGCGGTGGACGCAGAGCGTCGAACACATGATTGCAGACGGTGCCACCGTTTTTGTGGAGTGCGGACCGGGCAAGGTACTGCAGGGGCTGGTAAAAAAGATCAGCCGCGAGTCGGAAGTTATGGGTGTCTAAACCGGGACAATCGCCCGCTGGAAGCGCTCAGGTGCTGATTTTGGGCTTCGTTTTCTAGGAGGCTTCCTGGACTTTTTCGTAATTTGCAAGGTGATTACAGCCAACATTTCAAATACAACCTGTTATGTCCGGACATAGTAAATGGTCGACGATCAAGCGCAAAAAAGGGGCGCTGGATGCGAAACGTGGAAAGATTTTTACCAAGCTGATTAAAGAAATTTCGGTTGCGGTACGCGAGGGCGGGGGAGATGTGGAGAGCAACCCACGGTTGCGCCTGGCGATCCAGAACGCCAAAGGGGCCAACATGCCGAAAGACAACATTGATCGGGCCATTAAAAAAGCGGCTGGCGAAGGCGGGGATGCCTACGTGGAGCCGACGTACGAAGGGTATGGTCCTTTTGGCGTGGCTGTTTACGTAGAATGTGCCACCGACAATACCAACCGGACGGTCTCGAGCGTGCGTTCGATTTTTACCAAAAATGGCGGCAGCCTGGGGACGAACGGATCGCTGCAATTCTTGTTCGATCGGAAGGGTGTTTTTACCTTTAAGACACCAGAAAATACAGACGAAGACGAGTTTACATTAGAGTTAATTGATGCCGGGGCCGAAGAGGTAGAATTTGACGAGGACTATGTGACGGTGACCTGTGCAATGGACGACTTCGGCAGTGTACAGAAGTTTCTGGATGAACGTGAGGTAGAAGTCGAAAATGCTGAACTTCAGCGTATTCCCAACACAACCAAGCGGTTGGACGATGAAGAAGTCGCTAAAGTCATGAAGATGATCGACGCCTTGGAAGACGACGACGACGTGCAGAAAGTATACCATAACCTGGAAGTAACCGAAGAGCAGATGGCAAATCTGTAACGGAGGTACCGCGCTGGTTACTACCGAAAACGCCTGGTACTGATCACAGTGCCAGGCGTTTTTGTGTGCATAGGCAGGCTTTCGCTCCGCTGTAAGGTAATGGAGCTAAATCACAGGTATAGTGCGGTTTAGCCTACTACCTTTGTTTCAAATCAAAGACCTACTCATGAACCAAAACGCTTCTGCTATCGAGACACAAGTCGTGATTTACGATCAGGCACGAAGCCATTTTACGGGTAATTTTCCTGATAACCTACCCATTGAACAGGCGTATGTGCACATCGGGATTTTCCTGGGGTGGATTATCAACAACGATTTGTTCAGCGAATATTTCGAAGACGAAGGCGCTACGCAGATGTATCGTTTTCAGCGACGTCAAATCAGTTGTGCGGTGTTAAGCGAACTGTGGGATGGCCATTTAGGGAGTGATTTGTTCACGCCGGAAGGAAACCGCTTTACGTATTACTATTACGGAGGAGGTCTTTACGAAAAAGATTATCGTACGGTGTTGCAGAAGGGGCTACCCTCGGTCTATCACGTTGAAGACAGCTGGGAGAACTTCGAGGTGATGTCAGCGCGCATCTCCGTACAGTACCAACATTGGAAGAGTTTAATTGCATAGTGTATAGGTTTAGGTAGTCAGTGTGTGGGTCCGCGGTACTGAAAAGTAGCGCGGACTTTTTATTTGATCCGCTGCTGACCCCACCGCTCCTCAATCCCCAAACCAAACAAAGCAAAATCGTACCGACACGGATCGTCCGCATCCAGGCTCCGTAGCCGCTCGGTCAATTCCAGCGCCGTTTTCCAATCGGTCTGTTTGCGCGTAATCAGGCCCAGGCGCCGGGCAATCCGGTCCACGTGCAAGTCGCACGGGCATACAAGCTGGGCGGGCGTAATGGTGCGCCACAGCCCGAAATCCACTCCCCGGTCGTCGTGTCGTACCATCCAGCGCAAAAACATGTTCAGGCGTTTACAGGCCGAGTTTCGGGCCGGTGTCGCAATGTGCTTGCGGGTGCGGTCAGGCGCTTCTTCCAAACGAAAGAAATAGCGATGGAAACCGACCAATGCTGCTTCGACCGTGGGTGCATCGGGCGACAAAAACTGACTGAATGCGCTTTCCAACGACGCGTGAGTCCGATAGTGATGTTGGAAAAACAGTAGAAAATACAGCGTGTCGGTGGCATTAAAGGTCCGGTGCCGGAACTGCAAAAAGCGTTTCAGGTCGCTTTCCTGATGGTGTAGTACGAAATCGTGCGGTGCACCATCCATCAATTCAATCAGTTCTGCGCCCTTGCGCAAAATCGTCGGGCGTTGTCCCCAGGCCAGCACCGCCGCCCACAAGCCGATGATCTCAATGTCCTGAAGCTTGGTAAAGCGATGAGGCAGGGAAATCGGGTCGTGAGGAATGAACCGGGGCGTATTGTATTCGTCGGCTTTGGCGTCCAGAAACGCCTTAAGTTGAGGGGAAGAGAAGTGCATAACGTACGGTCTTTGGTGCCGCGCTGCGCAGAGCACCGGCCGCAAGTTACGGAACCGGGTCAGGGCAACACGGCCTGCCGCAGGAGTTGTTGTGCGCAGCGCAACTGATTTTGCTCCAAGGCCCCTACATTCACCTCGAACGTAGGCTGCCCATCGATCGAAATGAAGTTGATAAGGCTACCGGCTTTGCCTAGGCCGTCTTTTTGGGTCACGATGAGCATGGGCTTGCCACGGGTGCGCCGCAGCACTTCGGCCAACTGGTGGCTATTTTCCGGCGAAATGATCAGCATATGGCACTGTTCCGGAATTTCGCCGGGCTGCCCATACTGCGCTACGCGCATCGGGCGACCGTTGACCGTTTTGGTTTTTGCCATCGCCTCAACTTCCTGTTGCAGGTGGTTGGTTCCCAGAAAGCCGATGCAGAAGGTTCCCTGGTTGGCGCCTTCCGGCCATTGGATGTAACGTGTGAAGTTGGAGATGAAAATGCTCTGCACGCGCCGTTCGGCCGCGCGGAAATCGCGCGTCGATTGCGCGTGGCATGACCAGAAGCCCGACGCACAAAAGAATAGAACGAGTATTGTACGTAACAGCATCTTCATCGTTCCAGCGCCTCGAGTCGGTTGCGAATGGCTTTGGATTTATCTTTTTCGTTCAGACAGTAATAAATGCCTTCCAGGGCCCGGAGTGTATTGCGGTTATCGGGTTGCAAGTGGTTGGCTTTTTCGATGTAGGGCAGCGCTTCTTTGAACAGTGCCGTGGTTTGTCCCAGAATTTTGTACAGTTCTTCCAGCTCCAAGTCGTAACTCTGACCGGTAATGAGGTCGACCGCCCGGTTGTAAAGCACAATGCCCAAATTGTAATTGGCCGTAAAATCGACCGGATCTACGCTCAGGGCGCGTTCGTAAATGCGCTTCCGTTTGGTATACCATTGTTCCCAGCGGAGGGTGTCGGCTTCCTGAAGTTTCCCGTAGACCGTTCCGGCCACCAGCAGGATCTCGGCGTTGTTGGGCTCCAGCTGTAATAAAGAATCGACTTCGGCCTGCGCACCCGCATATTCCGCATCGTCGAGCAGGAAGTTGATGCGTGCGACACGCAAATTAGGTGCGTCCGGAAAAAGGCGCAGCCCCGCTTCCACCAGCCGTTGCGCTTCCGAGCGTTTGCCGGCGTCTTCCAGCAAAATGGCCAGATCTTCAAACAAATAGGGATTCTGATGTCCGGCTGCCAGGGCTTCCTGGTAATGGGTCAGTGCGTGTTGGCGATCCCCCAGCAATGACTCCGACCAACCGAGTTGATAGAGTGCTTCGGCGTAGAGCTCGTCGTGCGGAAGCGACTGGCGGAGGCCCAGAAATTTAGTGAATCCGTCTTTGGCCTGAGCGTATTCCTGTTGGTTGAACGCATCGACCGATTCGTTGTACAACGTCACGTGGATGTAATCGCGCAGTTCGTGGAGACGGCTGTTGTACTGTCCGTTCCGGTCCAGCTGGAGGCCAATGTCGAGCGACGCCAGGGCCGTCTGCCGGAAGTGGTCACGCTGAGCCGAATCGGGCGCAGTCAGAAACAATTCTTTGTAAATGTAACCGCGGGTGTACCAGGCACGCGGATCACCCTCGGTCGACGCATGGCGAATGACTTGCTCGATCGCTTCTTGTGCTTCCGGCAACCGCTTTTGCCGCACCAGCGTTTCGGCCTGATCGATGAGCAGCACTTGCGCCTGTACCGGCACGAGTGCGCCGCCATACCAGAGCATAGTCAGCCATAGCAGACAAGTTAGCGAACAACGGTAAATACGGAGGTTTC includes the following:
- the fabD gene encoding ACP S-malonyltransferase, producing the protein MKAYIFPGQGSQFPGMGKALYESSAEARELFDRANQLLGFRITDLMFEGTDEDLKQTKVTQPAVFLHSVVQALVLPDFAPDMAAGHSLGEFSALVSCGAIRFEDGLQLVYQRALAMQKACEINPSTMAAVLGLDDETVERVCASIEGEVVVPANYNCPGQLVISGSMRGIEIAIEKMKEAGAKRALPLPVGGAFHSPLMEPARAELAQAIEKTAFSSPRCPIYQNVNAQPSTDPATIQQNLIAQLTAPVRWTQSVEHMIADGATVFVECGPGKVLQGLVKKISRESEVMGV
- a CDS encoding YebC/PmpR family DNA-binding transcriptional regulator: MSGHSKWSTIKRKKGALDAKRGKIFTKLIKEISVAVREGGGDVESNPRLRLAIQNAKGANMPKDNIDRAIKKAAGEGGDAYVEPTYEGYGPFGVAVYVECATDNTNRTVSSVRSIFTKNGGSLGTNGSLQFLFDRKGVFTFKTPENTDEDEFTLELIDAGAEEVEFDEDYVTVTCAMDDFGSVQKFLDEREVEVENAELQRIPNTTKRLDDEEVAKVMKMIDALEDDDDVQKVYHNLEVTEEQMANL
- a CDS encoding TIGR02757 family protein, translated to MHFSSPQLKAFLDAKADEYNTPRFIPHDPISLPHRFTKLQDIEIIGLWAAVLAWGQRPTILRKGAELIELMDGAPHDFVLHHQESDLKRFLQFRHRTFNATDTLYFLLFFQHHYRTHASLESAFSQFLSPDAPTVEAALVGFHRYFFRLEEAPDRTRKHIATPARNSACKRLNMFLRWMVRHDDRGVDFGLWRTITPAQLVCPCDLHVDRIARRLGLITRKQTDWKTALELTERLRSLDADDPCRYDFALFGLGIEERWGQQRIK
- a CDS encoding YfiR family protein, giving the protein MLLRTILVLFFCASGFWSCHAQSTRDFRAAERRVQSIFISNFTRYIQWPEGANQGTFCIGFLGTNHLQQEVEAMAKTKTVNGRPMRVAQYGQPGEIPEQCHMLIISPENSHQLAEVLRRTRGKPMLIVTQKDGLGKAGSLINFISIDGQPTFEVNVGALEQNQLRCAQQLLRQAVLP
- a CDS encoding tetratricopeptide repeat protein is translated as MLWYGGALVPVQAQVLLIDQAETLVRQKRLPEAQEAIEQVIRHASTEGDPRAWYTRGYIYKELFLTAPDSAQRDHFRQTALASLDIGLQLDRNGQYNSRLHELRDYIHVTLYNESVDAFNQQEYAQAKDGFTKFLGLRQSLPHDELYAEALYQLGWSESLLGDRQHALTHYQEALAAGHQNPYLFEDLAILLEDAGKRSEAQRLVEAGLRLFPDAPNLRVARINFLLDDAEYAGAQAEVDSLLQLEPNNAEILLVAGTVYGKLQEADTLRWEQWYTKRKRIYERALSVDPVDFTANYNLGIVLYNRAVDLITGQSYDLELEELYKILGQTTALFKEALPYIEKANHLQPDNRNTLRALEGIYYCLNEKDKSKAIRNRLEALER